In the genome of Limnobaculum zhutongyuii, one region contains:
- a CDS encoding TonB-dependent receptor domain-containing protein, with translation MNTNTFKFNPIKYAGFCLPLLGLVTTQAVAEENDSGNVMVVTASGVEQRFKDAPASISVVTSEQLEKEMGTASTDLADILERVAGVSKAIGTDVSSGIQLRGMPASYTLLLVDGKRIGSSNGLKTTQQNYFDDINWIPVESIERIEIVRGPMSTLYGSDAMGGVVNIITKKNNKEWNGALTIGTRQPEDSKSGETTTYTGSVGGPLGNGFTLRMNGSWNKRDADKTDTSALRWGSGQEGKKRYSYGADLSWDITDNHQVSIGTLQGTEEGIPGETLDGDEVGLRGISKLERENYSAAYRGLFDFGSVRLTAYENKYKNSASDVPVISGGALVGTEDTKIRGKDKIIEGDINLPFELWLPHNVTIGGQWMKEELNNPRSMGTNKYAAASYGKHTGEATSKGVFVEDQIGLLDDLTLTLGVRYDDTEYGDQTTPRAYLVYQANDYLTLKGGYSEGFKAPTIRQASPGFVEESKGAGCNGYADYTGGGCYIVSNGNLKPETSENWEVGALFNYEGWDAGITFFDSRFKNKLATAPIGYITGDKSGRYWLERVNLDSARTQGIEGNLNIPLISEPKGQFLQKLTLRNNYTRMIKAEDDQGVMLVTTPKFTSYSSLDWSVTQDLDFSFSAHYYGKMLGLNNKADQESRGSTATARIRNSYTLYGLSGQYKITKNFRFNAGIDNLFDKDLVSSEPSGSASSGNNYYVPGRTYYASITASF, from the coding sequence ATGAACACAAACACATTTAAATTTAATCCAATAAAATATGCTGGATTTTGTCTTCCGCTATTGGGGCTGGTTACTACACAGGCGGTAGCTGAAGAGAATGATAGCGGTAATGTAATGGTGGTGACAGCCTCCGGTGTTGAACAACGCTTTAAGGATGCGCCTGCCAGTATTTCTGTTGTGACCTCTGAACAGTTAGAAAAAGAGATGGGAACGGCATCAACCGATCTTGCCGATATTCTTGAACGCGTTGCAGGGGTAAGTAAAGCCATTGGTACTGACGTTAGTTCCGGTATTCAACTGCGCGGTATGCCTGCTTCCTATACATTGTTACTGGTAGATGGAAAACGTATTGGTTCCAGTAACGGCCTCAAGACCACCCAACAAAACTATTTTGATGATATTAACTGGATCCCAGTTGAATCTATTGAGCGCATTGAAATTGTTCGAGGCCCAATGTCTACGCTATATGGTTCTGATGCCATGGGTGGGGTAGTTAACATTATCACTAAAAAGAACAATAAAGAGTGGAACGGCGCTTTAACTATCGGTACTCGTCAGCCAGAAGATTCTAAAAGTGGTGAGACTACGACTTATACCGGTAGCGTTGGTGGCCCATTAGGCAATGGTTTTACGTTACGTATGAATGGCTCATGGAATAAACGTGATGCGGATAAAACCGATACCAGTGCTTTGCGTTGGGGGAGTGGTCAGGAAGGTAAGAAACGTTATAGCTATGGTGCAGATTTAAGTTGGGATATCACAGATAACCATCAGGTAAGTATTGGTACATTACAGGGAACGGAAGAGGGTATTCCTGGCGAGACTCTGGATGGTGATGAAGTTGGTTTACGTGGTATTTCCAAGCTGGAACGTGAAAACTATTCCGCCGCTTATCGTGGACTATTTGATTTTGGTAGCGTCAGATTAACCGCTTATGAGAATAAATATAAAAACTCAGCCAGCGATGTGCCGGTGATTTCAGGGGGAGCACTGGTAGGGACTGAAGATACCAAAATCCGAGGCAAAGATAAGATTATTGAAGGGGATATCAATCTACCTTTCGAGCTTTGGTTACCACACAATGTCACTATTGGTGGCCAGTGGATGAAAGAAGAGCTCAACAACCCAAGATCGATGGGCACCAATAAATATGCTGCCGCTTCTTATGGCAAACATACCGGAGAGGCAACCAGTAAAGGCGTATTTGTTGAAGATCAGATTGGGTTATTAGACGATCTGACGTTGACGCTGGGGGTTCGCTATGATGATACCGAATATGGCGATCAAACCACACCAAGAGCCTATCTGGTTTATCAGGCTAATGATTATTTGACATTGAAAGGCGGATATTCAGAAGGCTTCAAAGCGCCAACGATACGTCAGGCCAGTCCAGGTTTTGTTGAAGAGTCAAAAGGCGCTGGATGCAATGGTTATGCAGACTATACCGGTGGCGGCTGTTATATCGTCAGTAATGGCAATCTGAAGCCTGAAACTTCCGAAAACTGGGAAGTTGGTGCATTATTTAATTATGAAGGATGGGATGCAGGCATCACTTTCTTTGATAGTCGTTTCAAAAATAAATTAGCTACTGCGCCAATTGGCTATATCACCGGAGATAAATCGGGTCGTTACTGGTTAGAACGTGTGAACCTGGATTCCGCCAGAACTCAGGGCATTGAAGGTAATCTGAATATTCCTCTGATCAGTGAGCCAAAAGGCCAGTTCCTGCAGAAATTAACCTTACGTAATAACTATACCCGTATGATAAAAGCAGAGGACGATCAGGGTGTGATGCTGGTCACTACGCCTAAATTCACCAGTTATTCATCACTGGACTGGAGCGTAACGCAAGATCTTGATTTCTCATTCAGCGCTCATTATTACGGAAAAATGTTAGGCTTAAACAATAAAGCCGATCAGGAATCTCGCGGTAGTACTGCAACTGCGCGTATCAGAAATTCCTACACGCTTTATGGTTTATCTGGCCAATATAAGATAACTAAGAATTTCCGTTTTAATGCCGGTATCGATAACCTGTTCGATAAAGATCTTGTCTCTTCTGAGCCATCAGGAAGTGCTTCATCCGGTAATAACTATTATGTTCCTGGTAGAACTTACTACGCTTCAATAACGGCTTCATTCTGA
- a CDS encoding ABC transporter ATP-binding protein: protein MMTGLQANHFNAGYPRKKIITDLSIPGLSRGEITVLLGPNGSGKSTLLRSFAGLNHATGELLLDGQDLMKQPFAQRAKSVVYLPQSLPAGVHLHVLESIVVAQRASGGSHTEKGEAEVMALLQQLGISHLALSYLDQLSGGQKQLVGLAQSLIRQPSLLLLDEPLSALDLNYQFHVMDLVRKETIKRNIITVVVVHDINIALHHADHVLMLQNGNLIADGKPDEVITPESLAQVYGVRGRIERCSQGRPQVLIDGLVEHPIY from the coding sequence ATGATGACTGGTTTACAAGCGAATCATTTTAATGCGGGTTACCCGAGAAAAAAAATCATCACTGACCTGTCGATCCCTGGGTTATCAAGAGGGGAAATTACTGTTCTGTTAGGTCCTAACGGTAGTGGTAAATCGACCTTATTACGTTCTTTTGCCGGATTGAATCACGCGACCGGTGAACTACTGCTGGATGGTCAGGATTTAATGAAACAGCCTTTTGCCCAACGGGCGAAAAGCGTGGTTTATCTGCCTCAATCATTGCCTGCCGGAGTGCATCTGCATGTGCTCGAATCTATCGTGGTTGCTCAGAGAGCTTCCGGTGGTAGCCATACAGAAAAAGGCGAAGCCGAAGTAATGGCACTGTTGCAACAGCTGGGTATTTCTCATCTGGCATTGAGCTATCTGGATCAACTTTCAGGTGGGCAGAAGCAATTAGTTGGCTTAGCCCAATCTCTGATTCGCCAACCGTCACTATTGTTGCTTGATGAACCATTAAGCGCATTGGATCTCAACTATCAATTTCATGTCATGGATTTGGTACGCAAAGAGACGATTAAACGCAATATCATCACGGTAGTGGTGGTTCATGATATCAATATCGCTTTGCATCATGCGGATCATGTTCTGATGCTGCAAAATGGCAATCTTATTGCTGATGGTAAACCTGACGAAGTGATCACACCTGAAAGCCTGGCGCAAGTTTACGGGGTTCGTGGTCGTATTGAACGCTGCTCTCAGGGGCGTCCACAGGTATTAATTGATGGTTTAGTCGAACATCCAATATATTGA
- a CDS encoding FecCD family ABC transporter permease, with protein sequence MSISSNSAVKANTPAEVGVMGRYHRILRKRLMILAIVLLAIIGSLVLDFIMGPSGLTIAELWQTLWHSETVDAGTQVIVWDIRLPYALMAIVVGMALGLAGAEMQTILNNPLASPFTLGVSSAAAFGAALAIVLGIGIPGIDPQWFISANAFIFALLAAFMLDAVTRWTRVATSGVVLFGIALVFTFNALVSMMQFIASEDTLQGLVFWTMGSLARATWIKLGILLAVFLVLFPWSMMNAWKLTALRLGEDRAISFGIDVRRLRLTTLLRISMLSALAVAFVGPIGFIGLVAPHIARLIFGEDHRFYLPASALIGALVLSMASVASKNLIPGVIIPVGIVTSLVGVPFFLSIILRHRGQV encoded by the coding sequence ATGAGCATAAGTAGCAATTCGGCAGTAAAAGCTAATACCCCGGCTGAAGTGGGTGTAATGGGTCGTTATCATCGCATTTTGCGTAAGCGCTTGATGATTTTAGCCATCGTTTTGCTGGCAATTATTGGATCTCTTGTGCTTGATTTTATCATGGGGCCTTCGGGCCTCACGATAGCAGAACTGTGGCAAACATTGTGGCATTCTGAAACGGTTGATGCCGGAACTCAGGTTATCGTTTGGGATATTCGCCTGCCTTATGCCCTGATGGCAATAGTGGTAGGAATGGCTTTGGGTTTGGCTGGTGCAGAAATGCAAACCATTCTGAATAACCCATTAGCCAGTCCCTTTACTTTAGGGGTTTCCTCTGCGGCTGCTTTCGGTGCGGCGCTAGCTATCGTATTGGGGATTGGTATCCCCGGCATTGATCCTCAATGGTTTATTTCTGCCAATGCGTTCATTTTTGCCTTACTGGCAGCGTTTATGCTGGATGCGGTAACTCGCTGGACAAGGGTTGCCACCTCGGGTGTCGTGCTGTTTGGTATTGCCCTGGTGTTTACCTTTAATGCATTGGTTTCCATGATGCAGTTTATCGCATCTGAAGATACGCTTCAGGGACTGGTTTTCTGGACGATGGGAAGCCTGGCGCGAGCAACCTGGATAAAATTAGGCATTCTGTTAGCGGTGTTCCTGGTTCTGTTCCCATGGTCAATGATGAACGCCTGGAAACTGACGGCGTTAAGATTAGGTGAAGACCGGGCAATCAGCTTTGGTATTGATGTTCGTCGTTTACGACTGACGACATTGCTGCGTATCAGTATGTTATCTGCTTTGGCGGTGGCATTTGTTGGGCCGATTGGTTTCATCGGTCTGGTTGCACCGCATATTGCCCGTCTGATTTTTGGTGAAGACCATCGCTTTTATCTGCCAGCCAGTGCTTTAATTGGTGCGTTGGTATTATCGATGGCCTCTGTAGCCTCTAAAAACTTGATTCCTGGTGTGATTATTCCGGTTGGTATTGTGACTTCATTAGTGGGTGTTCCATTCTTCCTGAGCATCATTTTGCGCCACAGAGGGCAGGTATGA
- a CDS encoding ABC transporter substrate-binding protein, with the protein MKQLNHSLAKRFSLSLLLGSSLLFSAGAWAETITDIADRKVELPKKVDRILLGEGRLIYAVALLEGDKPLDRIAGWQGDFRKLDPHTYAAYKAKFPEIDKIPLIGNTTAESISPEKVLTLKPDVAIFGLSGHGPGRSSELVTQLEKAGVPVVFIDFRTAPLKNTVPSMRILGKALQREEQAERYIKFYQDNVAKITNVTKDIPEDQKPKVFIELKAATAEDCCGTAGNGNMGDFIDLAGGANIAKNLLPGALGTVNLEKIIATNPDVYIASGARGADAKGPGVKLGADVSYDVARASLESALKRKGIDTLPAVKEGRTYAIWHSFYNSPYNVLAIQEFGKWFYPEKFKDINTNETMKTLYKDFLAIEPTGTYWVGAVGENNK; encoded by the coding sequence ATGAAGCAACTTAATCATTCTCTGGCAAAACGTTTTAGTCTGTCCTTATTATTAGGCAGTTCGCTGTTATTCAGTGCGGGTGCATGGGCTGAAACTATTACCGATATAGCCGATCGTAAGGTTGAGCTCCCGAAGAAAGTCGATCGTATCTTATTGGGTGAAGGCCGCCTAATTTATGCTGTTGCGCTATTAGAGGGTGATAAGCCTCTGGACCGTATTGCTGGCTGGCAGGGTGATTTCCGTAAGCTTGATCCCCATACTTATGCTGCTTATAAAGCAAAATTCCCTGAGATTGATAAAATTCCTTTAATTGGTAACACCACCGCTGAAAGCATCAGTCCGGAAAAGGTTCTGACGCTTAAACCTGATGTCGCTATCTTTGGTTTGTCTGGTCATGGTCCGGGCCGTAGCAGTGAGCTGGTTACTCAGTTAGAAAAAGCCGGTGTACCGGTTGTATTCATTGATTTTCGTACTGCACCGCTGAAAAATACAGTGCCAAGTATGCGTATCCTCGGCAAAGCTTTGCAACGGGAAGAGCAGGCGGAGCGTTATATTAAGTTCTATCAGGATAACGTGGCTAAAATCACCAATGTCACCAAAGATATTCCTGAAGACCAAAAGCCAAAAGTCTTTATTGAGTTGAAAGCGGCTACCGCAGAAGATTGTTGTGGTACGGCAGGAAACGGTAATATGGGCGACTTTATTGATTTAGCCGGTGGCGCTAATATCGCTAAAAATTTATTACCGGGTGCCTTAGGTACCGTTAACCTGGAAAAAATCATCGCGACTAATCCGGATGTTTATATTGCCAGCGGTGCTCGCGGTGCAGATGCCAAAGGACCGGGTGTTAAACTGGGTGCGGATGTTTCCTATGATGTGGCTCGTGCAAGTCTGGAGAGCGCATTGAAACGTAAGGGCATTGATACGTTACCAGCGGTAAAAGAGGGTAGAACTTATGCCATCTGGCACAGCTTCTATAACTCACCCTATAATGTTCTGGCTATTCAGGAATTCGGTAAGTGGTTCTATCCTGAAAAATTTAAAGATATTAATACTAATGAGACCATGAAGACGCTGTATAAAGACTTCCTGGCCATTGAGCCAACAGGTACCTACTGGGTAGGTGCTGTCGGTGAAAATAATAAATAA
- a CDS encoding tetratricopeptide repeat protein: protein MLIKRYHCALILSVLTLMVTGCVDKKQNDDASSAFGQPIDPSQQNMLGGLQQYLSQIQKQGNAGDQMAQRRMGDILIASGEKAQGLGWIKSSAIGGNVDSQLQLADMYANGVDMMPNYDEAFIWYKKAAEQGNARAQGEVASAYLNGKGVEFNLEQSIYWDSLAAKQGIANSQNNLGAAYTHGEGVPQDPEQAVYWYTKAANQGVTEAQFNLAGSYYLGQGVAKDDQQAYAWYATVAKYGDSDIAGTAKMVMEKLTPSLSKEGKLASSKSLAQQYISMYSPTRKNLVFTEY from the coding sequence ATGTTAATTAAACGTTATCACTGTGCATTGATTCTAAGCGTTTTAACACTAATGGTGACGGGTTGCGTCGACAAAAAACAAAACGATGACGCATCTTCTGCATTTGGTCAGCCAATCGATCCTTCGCAACAGAATATGTTAGGTGGTCTGCAGCAATATCTTTCTCAAATTCAAAAACAGGGAAATGCAGGCGACCAGATGGCTCAACGTCGGATGGGTGACATTCTTATTGCATCAGGTGAAAAAGCTCAGGGTCTGGGATGGATTAAGTCTTCAGCAATCGGTGGTAATGTTGATTCTCAGCTTCAACTGGCGGATATGTATGCGAACGGCGTAGATATGATGCCTAACTATGATGAAGCCTTTATTTGGTATAAAAAAGCCGCTGAGCAGGGTAATGCTCGTGCTCAGGGAGAAGTCGCTTCAGCCTATTTAAATGGTAAGGGTGTTGAGTTCAATCTGGAACAATCCATTTATTGGGATAGTCTGGCAGCCAAGCAAGGTATTGCTAACTCTCAGAATAACTTGGGTGCTGCCTATACTCATGGTGAAGGTGTTCCACAAGATCCGGAACAAGCCGTTTACTGGTATACCAAAGCTGCTAATCAGGGCGTTACTGAAGCACAGTTTAACTTAGCGGGTTCTTATTACTTAGGTCAGGGCGTAGCAAAAGACGATCAGCAAGCTTATGCCTGGTATGCGACCGTTGCTAAATATGGTGACAGTGATATTGCTGGTACTGCCAAAATGGTAATGGAAAAACTGACGCCGTCTCTGAGTAAAGAAGGTAAGCTGGCTTCCTCCAAGAGTCTGGCTCAGCAATACATTTCAATGTATTCACCAACAAGAAAAAATTTAGTTTTTACTGAATACTGA
- a CDS encoding amino acid permease, translated as MALVDTKDSKEKNVPGLRRVLKARHLTMIAVGGSIGTGLFVASGATIAQAGPGGALLSYALIGLMVYFLMTSLGELASYMPVSGSFSTYGAKYVEPGFGFALGWNYWYNWAVTVAVDLVAAQLVMQYWFPETPFGLPSWIWSALFLSLMFLLNYISVKGFGEAEFWFALIKVVTVVIFIGLGLLMIFGIMKGGPTSGWHNWTIGDAPFAGGFSAMIGVAMIVGFSFQGTELIGIAAGESADPARNIPRAVRQVFWRILLFYIFAILIVSVLIPYTDPSLLRNDETDISVSPFTLVFQHAGLLSAAAVMNAVILTSVLSAGNSGMYASTRMLYALAAEGKAPRIFAKLSAGGVPRNALIATTVVAGLCFLTSMFGNQQVYLWLLNTSGMTGFIAWLGIAISHYRFRRGYIAQGHSLDALPYRSGFFPLGPIFAFVLCLIITLGQNYQAFLEDNIDWAGVAATYIGIPLFLAIWFGYKIIKRTKFVRYKEMDFPKTEIREE; from the coding sequence ATGGCTCTGGTCGATACAAAAGATTCAAAGGAAAAAAACGTGCCGGGATTGCGTCGGGTACTGAAAGCGCGTCATTTAACAATGATTGCCGTCGGTGGTTCGATCGGTACCGGTTTGTTTGTGGCATCCGGTGCGACTATTGCTCAGGCAGGTCCTGGCGGTGCACTACTTTCCTATGCGCTGATTGGCCTGATGGTTTATTTCTTAATGACCAGTCTGGGTGAGCTTGCTTCTTATATGCCAGTTTCTGGTTCATTTTCTACTTATGGTGCCAAATATGTTGAGCCAGGCTTTGGCTTCGCGCTGGGCTGGAACTATTGGTATAACTGGGCAGTAACCGTTGCTGTTGACTTAGTTGCTGCTCAATTAGTGATGCAGTATTGGTTCCCAGAGACGCCGTTTGGGTTGCCAAGTTGGATCTGGAGTGCGCTGTTCCTGAGTTTAATGTTCTTACTGAATTACATCTCAGTGAAAGGATTTGGTGAAGCCGAGTTCTGGTTTGCTCTGATTAAAGTGGTTACGGTAGTGATCTTTATTGGTCTTGGCTTGCTGATGATTTTTGGCATCATGAAAGGTGGACCAACTTCAGGCTGGCATAACTGGACTATCGGTGATGCGCCATTTGCCGGTGGTTTCTCGGCCATGATTGGTGTGGCCATGATCGTTGGCTTCTCTTTTCAGGGAACTGAGCTTATTGGTATCGCTGCGGGTGAATCAGCCGATCCAGCGCGTAATATTCCACGTGCTGTACGTCAGGTATTCTGGCGTATCCTGTTATTTTATATTTTTGCGATTCTGATTGTCAGCGTATTAATTCCTTATACTGACCCGAGTCTGTTACGCAATGATGAAACGGATATTAGTGTGAGTCCGTTTACGTTGGTATTCCAACATGCAGGTCTGTTATCTGCTGCGGCAGTGATGAATGCGGTTATTCTGACTTCGGTGCTTTCTGCCGGTAACTCTGGTATGTATGCTTCTACCCGTATGCTGTATGCTTTGGCTGCGGAAGGTAAAGCACCAAGGATTTTTGCTAAGTTATCTGCTGGCGGTGTACCGCGTAATGCATTAATAGCCACCACGGTTGTGGCAGGACTTTGTTTCCTGACCTCAATGTTTGGTAATCAGCAGGTTTATTTGTGGCTGTTGAATACTTCGGGAATGACAGGTTTTATTGCCTGGTTAGGTATTGCTATCAGTCATTACCGCTTCCGTCGTGGTTATATTGCGCAGGGACATTCACTGGATGCATTGCCATATCGTTCAGGCTTCTTCCCATTAGGACCAATTTTTGCTTTTGTATTGTGTTTGATTATTACTTTAGGGCAGAATTACCAAGCCTTCCTGGAAGACAATATTGACTGGGCAGGTGTTGCGGCTACTTATATAGGTATTCCGCTGTTTTTGGCAATTTGGTTTGGATATAAAATAATTAAAAGAACAAAATTTGTCCGCTATAAAGAGATGGATTTTCCCAAAACAGAAATCCGGGAAGAGTAA
- the yieE gene encoding DNA-binding transcriptional regulator YeiE, translating into MHITLRQLEIFVEVVKSGSTTQASSVLALSQSAVSAALADLEKQLDAALFDRVGKRLVVNENGRLLYPKALSLLERAMEVERLFQQQDGALRIAASTTIGNYMLPEMIATYRQDFQSTPLELIVANSREVIQLVSDFRADLGLIEGQCHSPELISRPWMSDELVVFAAAGHALAQKPVTIDDLINAPWILREAGSGTRDVLEHNLMSHLPGARPILELGNSEAIKHAVRHGIGISCLSRRVVAEQLESGTLVELKIPFAPLERRLYLIYHRQKHISASLLRFLSYCRVEPHILADIQLSD; encoded by the coding sequence ATGCACATCACCTTGCGTCAGCTTGAGATATTTGTCGAAGTGGTAAAAAGTGGTTCAACTACTCAGGCATCTTCCGTTTTAGCATTGTCACAGTCAGCGGTGAGTGCCGCGCTGGCGGATTTGGAAAAACAACTTGATGCCGCGTTGTTTGATCGCGTGGGCAAGCGATTGGTGGTAAATGAAAATGGCCGATTGCTCTATCCTAAGGCGCTCTCTTTATTGGAAAGAGCGATGGAGGTTGAGCGGCTTTTTCAACAGCAAGATGGCGCGTTGCGAATTGCAGCCAGTACCACCATTGGCAACTATATGTTGCCGGAGATGATTGCCACTTATCGTCAGGATTTTCAGTCCACACCGCTGGAGTTGATTGTCGCCAATAGCCGGGAAGTGATTCAGCTGGTCTCTGACTTTCGCGCGGATCTGGGGTTAATAGAAGGGCAGTGTCATAGCCCTGAACTGATATCTCGTCCATGGATGAGTGATGAGCTGGTGGTGTTTGCCGCGGCGGGACATGCGCTAGCCCAAAAGCCTGTGACAATAGATGACCTGATAAATGCACCATGGATATTACGTGAAGCTGGATCAGGTACCCGCGATGTGCTGGAACATAACCTAATGTCACACTTACCCGGAGCCAGACCCATATTAGAGCTGGGTAATTCCGAAGCAATTAAACACGCGGTTCGCCATGGTATTGGTATCAGTTGTTTGTCGCGCAGAGTCGTCGCAGAGCAGTTAGAAAGTGGTACTCTGGTTGAGTTAAAGATTCCGTTTGCTCCTCTTGAACGCAGGCTATATTTGATCTATCACCGTCAGAAACATATTTCTGCCAGCTTGCTACGTTTCTTATCTTATTGTCGGGTTGAGCCACATATACTGGCAGATATTCAACTATCTGATTAA
- a CDS encoding YeiH family protein, with translation MQQSHLSTVKPSMFKSATPLLPGLLLTGAITLLSIYAANQPAVAQMGLSALTLAIVIGMVLGNLVYPAISSVCDAGVHLAKQKLLRLGIILYGFRLTFQQIADVGTSGIIIDALTLISTFFLACWAGKHLFGLDKQTTLLIGAGSSICGAAAIMAADPVVKSESSKVAVAVATVVIFGTIAMFLYPWLYQLEMKYHLLGFSDNDFGIYIGSTIHEVAQVVAAGRAISDDAGNSAVIVKMIRVMMLAPFLLLLSGYLNRSEKSASSQAAQKSAIVIPWFAVLFIVVAGFNSLDLLPHVAVKTLIDLDTILLSMAMAALGLTTHFSAIRQAGIKPLLLATLLFVWLIAGGALINLAIHHLGL, from the coding sequence ATGCAACAGAGTCATTTATCTACGGTAAAACCTTCAATGTTTAAATCAGCAACGCCACTGTTGCCGGGTTTATTACTGACTGGTGCCATCACTTTACTCTCTATATATGCGGCAAACCAACCAGCAGTCGCTCAGATGGGACTCAGTGCCTTAACGCTGGCCATTGTGATTGGTATGGTATTAGGTAACCTTGTCTACCCTGCCATCTCTTCTGTTTGCGACGCCGGTGTGCATTTAGCCAAACAGAAATTATTGCGACTGGGTATCATTTTGTATGGCTTTCGCCTGACCTTTCAGCAAATTGCCGATGTTGGTACCAGTGGTATTATTATTGATGCCCTTACTCTGATCTCTACCTTCTTTCTGGCTTGTTGGGCGGGAAAACATCTTTTTGGTCTGGATAAGCAAACCACCCTGCTAATTGGTGCAGGCAGCAGTATTTGTGGTGCCGCAGCCATTATGGCGGCAGATCCGGTCGTTAAATCAGAATCCAGTAAGGTTGCGGTGGCCGTTGCAACCGTCGTCATCTTTGGCACTATCGCCATGTTTCTTTATCCATGGTTGTATCAGTTAGAAATGAAATATCACCTGTTAGGATTTTCTGATAACGACTTTGGTATTTATATTGGTTCTACGATTCATGAGGTGGCACAGGTCGTGGCCGCTGGTCGAGCCATTTCTGACGATGCAGGCAACAGTGCAGTCATTGTCAAAATGATCCGCGTTATGATGCTAGCACCTTTCTTATTACTACTTTCCGGCTATCTCAATCGCAGTGAGAAAAGTGCCTCATCACAGGCAGCACAAAAAAGCGCTATCGTGATTCCCTGGTTCGCCGTACTGTTTATCGTGGTTGCCGGGTTTAATTCTCTGGATCTGCTTCCTCATGTGGCAGTAAAAACCCTTATCGACCTGGATACCATTTTGCTCTCTATGGCAATGGCGGCACTGGGACTCACCACTCACTTCAGCGCTATTCGCCAGGCGGGGATCAAACCGCTATTACTTGCCACACTGCTATTTGTCTGGCTAATCGCGGGAGGCGCACTTATTAATCTTGCCATTCATCATCTTGGTCTTTAA
- the nfo gene encoding deoxyribonuclease IV, whose translation MKFVGAHVSASGGLDQAVIRAHELEATAFALFTKNQRQWRAAPLTEEVISDFRSACEQYHYSSAQILPHDSYLINLGHPVEEALQKSRDAFIDEMERCQQLGLTLLNFHPGSHLMQIDEDECLKRIAESINIALDRTQNVVAVIENTAGQGSNLGFKFEHLAAIIDDVEDKSRVGVCIDTCHAFAAGYDLRTEDDCEKTFTRFSDIVGFNYLRGMHLNDAKSEFGSRVDRHNSLGEGNIGKTVFSYIMRDERFDNIPLILETINPDIWKDEIAWLKSQQKVAEAV comes from the coding sequence ATGAAGTTTGTTGGCGCACACGTTAGTGCATCTGGTGGATTAGATCAGGCAGTTATCCGAGCCCATGAGCTTGAGGCAACCGCCTTCGCGCTGTTTACCAAAAACCAGCGCCAGTGGCGAGCGGCACCACTAACCGAAGAGGTGATATCTGATTTTCGCAGTGCTTGCGAGCAATATCACTATAGCTCCGCTCAAATTTTACCTCATGACAGCTATTTGATTAATCTTGGCCATCCGGTAGAAGAGGCCTTGCAGAAATCCCGTGATGCCTTCATTGATGAAATGGAACGCTGCCAACAGTTAGGCCTGACGTTGTTGAACTTTCACCCCGGCAGCCATCTGATGCAGATTGATGAAGATGAATGCCTTAAACGCATAGCTGAATCTATTAATATTGCGTTAGACCGAACCCAAAACGTTGTTGCTGTAATAGAAAACACCGCTGGTCAGGGCAGTAACTTAGGTTTTAAGTTTGAACATCTGGCCGCCATCATTGATGATGTTGAAGATAAAAGTCGGGTTGGTGTCTGTATTGATACCTGTCATGCTTTTGCGGCAGGTTATGACCTGCGAACTGAAGACGATTGTGAGAAAACCTTTACTCGTTTCAGCGATATCGTTGGATTTAATTATCTGCGTGGCATGCACCTGAATGACGCTAAAAGCGAGTTTGGCAGCCGGGTTGACCGCCATAACAGTCTGGGTGAAGGAAATATCGGCAAAACCGTTTTCAGCTACATTATGCGTGATGAACGTTTTGATAATATTCCACTGATTCTGGAAACCATTAATCCGGATATCTGGAAAGATGAAATAGCTTGGTTAAAGAGCCAACAGAAAGTGGCTGAGGCTGTTTGA